One Rhodococcus sp. P1Y DNA window includes the following coding sequences:
- a CDS encoding ABC transporter substrate-binding protein, whose product MNPVVNRRTALSMTFVSVGGLVVAGCTNGSTAPVETSDFDSHAENGAFPVTIEHKFGSTTIDAPPARIAAVGIGDSDVLLSLGLTPVLVPVWKGSTDDGIGIWAEPTVKGDDPVALANATTGFDVETIAAASPDLIIAVNNAIDENVYAQLSAIAPTVLHAADQTDWVLPWQEVTTRIGRSVGQPSAARAEVDRVETLVSQARIDNPQFVGKTAALVIRWSDGNLRAFSPNSARAQLLTALGFEPPAALASRFEGKLNTELSAESYSLLECDYLFFDNYELARGSMESQETFTNLGVVRSGGLIALDPIVSDAVSMPNPLTIPFVLSAFIDDIKAVDAAR is encoded by the coding sequence ATGAACCCTGTGGTGAATCGACGGACTGCGTTGTCGATGACGTTCGTGTCGGTCGGCGGTCTCGTCGTTGCCGGCTGCACCAACGGCTCGACGGCACCAGTGGAGACTTCGGACTTCGATTCGCATGCGGAGAACGGCGCGTTCCCTGTGACGATCGAGCACAAGTTCGGGTCGACGACCATCGACGCCCCTCCTGCTCGTATCGCTGCGGTCGGCATCGGCGATTCCGACGTCCTGCTGTCGTTGGGTCTGACGCCGGTGTTGGTTCCGGTGTGGAAGGGCTCGACCGACGACGGCATCGGCATCTGGGCCGAACCGACCGTCAAGGGCGACGACCCGGTAGCACTCGCGAATGCGACAACCGGGTTCGATGTGGAGACAATCGCCGCCGCATCCCCTGATCTGATTATCGCCGTCAACAACGCCATCGACGAGAACGTCTATGCACAGCTCAGCGCCATCGCGCCGACGGTGCTGCACGCTGCCGATCAGACCGACTGGGTGCTACCGTGGCAGGAAGTGACCACCAGAATTGGACGCTCGGTGGGCCAGCCGAGCGCGGCTCGAGCTGAGGTAGATCGCGTCGAAACCCTTGTGTCACAGGCTCGCATCGACAACCCACAGTTCGTCGGAAAGACGGCAGCGTTGGTGATCAGGTGGAGTGACGGCAACCTACGCGCATTCAGTCCGAACTCGGCGCGGGCCCAGCTGTTGACAGCACTCGGCTTCGAGCCTCCCGCCGCGTTGGCCTCCCGCTTCGAGGGCAAGCTGAATACCGAACTGTCGGCCGAAAGCTACAGCCTGCTCGAATGCGACTACCTGTTCTTCGACAATTACGAACTGGCTCGCGGGTCGATGGAGTCGCAGGAGACGTTTACCAATCTGGGCGTCGTCCGCAGCGGTGGATTGATCGCACTGGATCCGATTGTTTCCGACGCGGTTTCGATGCCGAACCCGTTGACCATCCCGTTCGTGTTGTCGGCGTTCATCGACGACATCAAGGCAGTCGACGCGGCCAGATAG
- a CDS encoding MFS transporter has protein sequence MTINPGPSSASARGRLRDLPPVVKLVLASMVLFNVGFYLVVPFLAVHLSEELGFASWIVGLVLGLRTFSQQGMFFLGGSIADRFGRRPVILWGIAIRIVGFVTLAVASSLAAVIVGILLIGFAAALFAPAVESANADIGRQLEDSGVMKRTELFGYEQMSSRLGTVLGPALGAVLLIFPFSASAAVAAVLFAGMWIGFYFLFPTATEGDSVVGTSITRVWRAVLSNRRYVVLATLCSAQFVALAQLYLMLPEQLSLRVGSQNLLGWFYVGAAVLVIVGQRPMVAVAARMGSRAATTIGLAVMAASFVIPAFGPGNLTDSVWPYLQIAGWIALLHLGQMLMVPSMRDTLAKTAGERYLGAHFGLLNTIGGCLSLIGTIGVGYLYDRLDDGSVAAATPWLVVAGCIAAPALVLGIWSSISDAIWPRRLP, from the coding sequence GTGACGATCAACCCTGGACCCAGTTCTGCCTCGGCGCGAGGTCGACTGCGTGACCTTCCGCCGGTGGTCAAGCTCGTGCTGGCGTCGATGGTGTTGTTCAATGTCGGGTTCTATCTGGTGGTTCCGTTTCTTGCGGTGCACCTGTCCGAGGAGCTCGGGTTCGCGAGTTGGATCGTCGGGCTCGTCTTGGGTCTGCGCACGTTCAGTCAGCAGGGCATGTTCTTTCTCGGCGGCAGCATCGCCGATCGCTTCGGGCGTAGACCGGTCATTCTGTGGGGCATAGCAATACGCATTGTCGGCTTCGTTACGCTGGCCGTTGCGAGCAGCCTCGCTGCGGTGATCGTCGGGATTCTGCTGATCGGTTTCGCCGCTGCGCTGTTCGCGCCGGCGGTGGAATCGGCCAACGCCGACATCGGCCGACAGCTCGAAGACTCAGGTGTTATGAAGCGCACGGAACTGTTCGGCTACGAACAGATGAGCAGTCGGCTCGGCACCGTCCTCGGGCCCGCACTGGGAGCGGTGCTCCTGATTTTTCCGTTCTCGGCCTCGGCCGCAGTTGCCGCGGTCCTGTTCGCCGGAATGTGGATCGGCTTCTACTTCCTGTTTCCCACCGCAACCGAAGGCGACAGCGTCGTCGGCACTTCCATCACCCGGGTATGGCGCGCGGTTCTGAGCAATCGCCGCTACGTCGTCCTGGCCACCCTGTGCAGCGCGCAGTTCGTCGCGCTCGCGCAGCTGTATCTGATGCTGCCCGAGCAACTATCGTTGCGAGTCGGCTCGCAGAACCTACTCGGTTGGTTCTACGTGGGTGCAGCGGTACTGGTGATCGTCGGTCAACGGCCGATGGTTGCCGTTGCGGCGCGAATGGGATCGCGGGCTGCAACGACTATCGGATTGGCCGTGATGGCGGCATCGTTCGTGATTCCGGCCTTCGGGCCCGGGAACCTCACAGATTCGGTGTGGCCGTATCTGCAGATTGCAGGGTGGATCGCACTACTGCACCTCGGGCAGATGTTGATGGTGCCGTCGATGCGAGACACGCTCGCCAAAACTGCCGGGGAACGTTATCTCGGTGCACATTTCGGGCTGTTGAACACCATCGGCGGATGCCTGTCGCTGATCGGCACGATCGGTGTCGGGTATCTCTACGACCGCCTCGACGACGGCAGCGTAGCAGCGGCGACCCCATGGTTGGTGGTCGCCGGCTGCATCGCCGCGCCTGCGCTCGTGCTCGGCATCTGGTCGTCGATATCGGACGCTATCTGGCCGCGTCGACTGCCTTGA